The following proteins are co-located in the Acinetobacter sp. NCu2D-2 genome:
- the pap gene encoding polyphosphate:AMP phosphotransferase — MSQQKNDFQLMDEQQLSVELISAQYEIKNTRGQNNAKSLVILVNGIELAGKGEAVKQLREWVDPRYLKVKADPPIVLDRQHPFWQPYARFIPAEGQILVLFGSWYSDLLSTAMHASNPIDDSLYDEYIERMRAYEQDLKNNHVDVIKIWFDLPWKALQKRLDEIEPSDMHWHKLHGLDWRSKKQYETIQQLRQRFTDDWLIVDGEDENERNQKFAQHILNALKDCPKHSTKAVGRWKQAKIPKTLLEPSNETLDKDEYKARLKKLTQKVAHALRTDPRCVVIVFEGMDAAGKGGAIKRIVKKLDPREYEIHTIAAPEQYELRRPYLWRFWSKLNTEDICIFDRTWYGRVLVERIEGFATPVEWRRAYDEINRFERDLTENQTVVIKFWLAISKDEQEARFKARENTAHKRFKITEDDWRNRERWDDYLKAAADMFERTNTENAPWHVIATDDKYSARIAVLEAILKQLKAN, encoded by the coding sequence ATGTCGCAGCAAAAGAATGATTTTCAGCTCATGGATGAACAACAACTTTCAGTTGAATTGATTTCCGCACAATACGAAATTAAAAACACCCGTGGACAAAATAATGCCAAAAGTCTAGTCATTCTGGTCAATGGAATTGAATTGGCAGGCAAAGGTGAAGCAGTTAAGCAGCTACGCGAATGGGTCGATCCACGTTATTTAAAAGTCAAAGCAGATCCACCGATTGTATTAGATCGTCAGCATCCATTTTGGCAGCCTTATGCACGTTTTATTCCCGCTGAAGGGCAAATACTGGTGTTATTTGGCAGTTGGTACAGTGATTTGCTTAGTACCGCTATGCATGCGTCGAACCCAATTGATGACAGTTTATATGATGAATATATCGAACGTATGCGTGCCTATGAGCAGGATTTAAAAAATAATCATGTGGATGTGATTAAAATTTGGTTTGATTTGCCGTGGAAAGCCCTGCAAAAGCGTCTTGATGAAATTGAACCGAGTGACATGCATTGGCACAAATTACATGGTTTAGATTGGCGCAGTAAAAAACAATACGAAACGATTCAACAGTTAAGACAGCGCTTTACAGATGATTGGCTCATTGTAGATGGTGAAGATGAAAATGAACGCAATCAAAAGTTTGCTCAACATATTTTAAATGCTTTAAAAGACTGCCCAAAACATAGCACGAAAGCAGTAGGACGTTGGAAGCAAGCCAAAATCCCTAAAACTTTGCTTGAGCCATCAAATGAGACGCTAGATAAGGATGAATATAAAGCACGGCTTAAAAAGCTCACGCAAAAAGTTGCACATGCTTTACGTACTGACCCGCGATGTGTCGTGATCGTATTTGAAGGCATGGATGCGGCAGGCAAGGGTGGAGCCATTAAAAGGATTGTGAAAAAACTCGATCCACGTGAATATGAAATTCACACCATTGCCGCGCCTGAACAATATGAGTTAAGACGACCGTATTTATGGCGTTTTTGGAGCAAGCTAAATACCGAAGATATCTGTATTTTTGACCGTACTTGGTATGGACGTGTATTGGTTGAACGAATTGAAGGCTTTGCCACGCCAGTTGAATGGCGACGAGCGTATGACGAGATTAATCGCTTTGAGCGAGACTTAACCGAAAATCAAACGGTGGTGATTAAGTTTTGGCTGGCAATATCGAAAGATGAACAAGAAGCACGCTTTAAAGCACGTGAAAACACAGCGCATAAACGCTTTAAAATCACAGAAGATGATTGGCGCAATCGTGAACGTTGGGATGATTATTTAAAAGCTGCTGCCGATATGTTTGAGCGAACCAATACCGAAAATGCGCCGTGGCATGTCATTGCGACTGATGATAAATATTCAGCACGTATAGCAGTTTTAGAGGCGATTTTAAAACAGCTGAAAGCGAATTAA
- a CDS encoding exodeoxyribonuclease V subunit gamma produces the protein MAIHVIQSQRIDVLLDSMLRVVNQQSDDPFAVLQTRHFVVPSPAMEVWLTQKIAEKKGISANTQFHHRIRAFQWSSYQWVLNTQKELEQVREANIPRIIIKWRAFQALRKTILPDENPLKSGHALYSIVQRIYDSADRLENGPEKQLKKQSMLYWVCEQVSRLFTHYMDYRGYCARNCPPQQCQCASNWLEAWGKDIALDVEQMIYTPKDENGQEIPVSDFIKLQARELETWQRWLWQHIFQDDYNKILEIEQLYWDRIENPETRAHALKQLPSEVVVFTLIELPPNQLDFLRRLGQHIDIYIFHFNPSQEYWADSVDPDWKARYDLGVQERFIRKYEKSQGKLPTDAEIQAFFQAFQLNFNAEDRESRHPLLTRFGKQARDHFSLLSKLSSGEEGLWADAFVDEYPDHLLAKIQSDILYLVEPEQHAYLLKPDDDSVQIHVCHSSLRQLEVLREQITHWLAQGTEEHPRYPHDVLVLSPNLKDIEPAIRSVFAPPPRERETGQHRLHKDMVYLPIQIAGVSRLDVSHAWRAVLGRIQWVCGRFSIEDFADWLYLSATQQRYGLDFVQVERIVQLLANAGFKRGLDQAHLQQSLIDDDQDYRFSFKYALDRLALGVAVPSHQMFGETLSYAKVQSSDFALINTLIQIYQDFDARRTWFNAHEQGQRTPVKVWLEHLNRDLNEFRTAGVESLKTVAELIDKQLRMLTLADYHDQDDPYANQELVALSLPLPYILEELQNSLDAQLDQAEPTGQITFSQIGQIRPIPYKLVVMLNLDTGKFPSRNPHVPFDLMSMLKPQLGDRSRLDDDQGAFLDALLLAQDNVWLFYNGFDVDDGEARDPSTSLQELIQHISYICASSEPDADIDPMIDINGLKVAEHIQQLYHVHPMQPFDPLGFTEIRTPRFQDQWFTVAQQLRTAQSERQSWINMAYQFVSSDDNLCVLKADEWIRDMTFPARLFLKSVGVSSVRYQDMPAAQEPLILNKLEQYQVRDFLLQQDQKVEAKLISDLLPVGKTLQATWISSQQEQELLHERLLKLEKNLTSTTQRSWHYETDLILNITVPEDLHADYWLSMQSASASERRRAQVWLEYLLWLAYINDDTRSTQLERIVIFSNKTLSYKGVTSTQARQYLAYWLNAWRYGQQHPLVLPAELLLKKDWQWVESEQGQMQIAELDKLLEEWNKSFESSKPLTTDESNQRHQDWQFILQDQDADQALTKSCAEFAYHLYAPIQQYLEWVK, from the coding sequence ATGGCGATTCATGTTATTCAAAGTCAGCGTATTGATGTGCTTTTGGATAGCATGCTGCGTGTGGTTAACCAACAAAGTGATGATCCTTTCGCGGTATTGCAGACACGTCATTTTGTGGTGCCATCTCCTGCGATGGAAGTATGGCTGACACAAAAAATTGCAGAGAAAAAAGGCATCAGTGCTAATACCCAGTTTCACCATCGGATTCGCGCATTTCAGTGGTCATCTTATCAATGGGTACTCAATACCCAAAAAGAACTCGAACAAGTCCGTGAAGCCAATATTCCACGAATTATTATTAAATGGCGTGCATTTCAGGCGTTACGTAAAACCATTTTGCCTGATGAAAATCCATTAAAATCCGGGCATGCCTTATATTCGATTGTGCAGCGTATTTATGATAGTGCCGACCGTTTAGAAAATGGGCCTGAAAAGCAACTTAAAAAACAAAGCATGTTGTATTGGGTGTGTGAGCAGGTTTCACGTTTATTTACCCATTATATGGATTATCGTGGCTACTGTGCGCGTAACTGTCCGCCACAGCAATGCCAATGCGCCAGTAATTGGTTGGAGGCATGGGGTAAAGACATTGCTTTGGATGTCGAGCAGATGATCTATACACCCAAAGATGAAAATGGACAGGAGATTCCAGTCTCTGACTTTATTAAGCTTCAGGCACGGGAGCTAGAAACGTGGCAACGTTGGCTGTGGCAACACATTTTCCAAGATGATTACAATAAAATTTTAGAGATTGAGCAGCTCTATTGGGATCGCATTGAAAACCCTGAAACACGCGCACATGCTTTAAAGCAGTTGCCTTCGGAAGTGGTGGTGTTTACTTTGATTGAACTGCCGCCAAATCAACTGGATTTTTTGCGCCGTCTGGGTCAGCACATTGATATTTATATTTTCCACTTTAACCCATCGCAAGAATATTGGGCGGACAGTGTCGATCCTGATTGGAAAGCCCGTTACGACTTAGGTGTGCAAGAGCGCTTCATTAGAAAATATGAAAAGTCACAAGGCAAGTTGCCGACTGATGCCGAGATTCAGGCATTTTTCCAAGCCTTTCAATTGAACTTTAATGCTGAAGATCGTGAATCACGTCATCCCTTGCTGACGCGTTTTGGTAAACAGGCACGCGATCACTTTTCTTTATTGTCCAAACTCTCTTCAGGTGAAGAAGGTCTGTGGGCAGATGCTTTTGTCGATGAATATCCTGATCATCTGCTTGCAAAAATTCAGTCTGATATTTTGTATTTGGTCGAACCTGAGCAACATGCCTATCTCTTAAAACCCGATGATGATTCGGTACAAATCCATGTTTGTCATTCATCCCTAAGACAACTCGAAGTTTTACGTGAACAAATCACCCATTGGTTGGCACAAGGTACAGAAGAGCATCCGCGTTACCCGCATGATGTTTTGGTGTTAAGTCCAAATTTGAAAGACATTGAACCTGCTATTCGCAGTGTATTTGCACCGCCACCACGTGAACGTGAAACAGGGCAACATCGCTTACATAAGGATATGGTGTATTTGCCGATTCAAATTGCAGGGGTATCACGCTTAGATGTGAGCCACGCGTGGCGTGCCGTATTGGGACGAATTCAATGGGTGTGTGGGCGTTTTAGCATTGAGGATTTTGCCGACTGGCTGTATTTAAGTGCCACACAGCAGCGTTATGGACTGGACTTTGTACAGGTCGAGCGCATCGTACAGCTCTTAGCAAATGCAGGCTTCAAACGCGGTCTCGATCAGGCACATTTACAGCAAAGTCTCATTGATGATGATCAGGATTACCGTTTTAGCTTTAAATATGCTTTAGACCGTTTAGCATTGGGCGTAGCCGTTCCTTCACATCAAATGTTTGGCGAAACGCTGAGTTATGCCAAAGTACAAAGCAGTGATTTTGCTTTAATTAATACGTTGATTCAGATTTATCAGGATTTCGATGCTCGTCGGACGTGGTTCAACGCACATGAGCAGGGACAACGTACCCCTGTAAAAGTTTGGCTGGAACACCTTAATCGCGATTTAAATGAATTCCGTACTGCTGGCGTAGAATCGCTTAAAACTGTTGCGGAATTAATTGATAAGCAGCTGCGTATGCTGACCTTGGCAGATTACCATGACCAAGATGATCCCTATGCTAATCAAGAATTGGTGGCACTCAGTTTACCGTTGCCTTATATCTTGGAAGAGCTGCAAAACAGTCTTGACGCTCAATTGGATCAGGCTGAACCTACGGGGCAGATCACCTTTAGTCAAATTGGTCAGATTCGTCCGATTCCCTATAAATTGGTGGTGATGCTGAACTTGGATACCGGTAAATTCCCAAGTCGTAATCCACATGTGCCATTCGATTTAATGAGTATGCTGAAACCGCAGCTTGGGGATCGTTCTCGTCTTGATGATGATCAAGGCGCATTTCTAGATGCTTTACTCTTGGCGCAGGACAATGTCTGGCTATTCTACAATGGCTTTGATGTGGATGATGGTGAAGCACGCGATCCGTCGACCTCATTACAGGAACTGATTCAGCACATTTCTTATATTTGTGCCTCAAGCGAGCCTGATGCTGACATTGATCCGATGATAGACATTAATGGCTTGAAAGTCGCTGAACATATCCAGCAGCTTTATCACGTACATCCGATGCAACCTTTTGATCCATTAGGATTTACTGAAATTCGGACACCACGATTTCAAGATCAATGGTTTACTGTGGCACAGCAGCTCCGTACGGCTCAATCTGAACGTCAAAGCTGGATCAATATGGCCTATCAATTCGTATCTAGCGATGACAACTTATGTGTATTAAAAGCCGATGAGTGGATTCGCGATATGACGTTCCCAGCGCGCTTATTTTTAAAGAGCGTGGGTGTGTCGAGTGTACGCTATCAGGATATGCCTGCTGCACAAGAACCTTTAATCTTAAATAAATTGGAACAATATCAAGTTCGTGATTTTTTATTACAGCAAGATCAAAAGGTTGAAGCGAAGTTAATCTCGGATTTACTTCCTGTGGGTAAAACTTTGCAAGCGACTTGGATCAGCAGCCAGCAAGAACAAGAGCTGTTACATGAGCGCTTATTAAAGTTGGAAAAAAATCTAACGTCTACAACGCAAAGATCTTGGCATTATGAAACCGATTTGATTCTAAATATCACCGTGCCTGAAGACCTTCACGCAGATTATTGGCTCAGTATGCAGTCCGCTTCAGCATCGGAACGCCGCCGTGCACAGGTTTGGCTGGAATACTTATTGTGGCTGGCTTATATCAATGACGATACACGAAGCACTCAACTTGAACGCATTGTGATCTTTAGTAATAAGACTTTGAGCTATAAAGGCGTTACTTCAACACAGGCACGTCAATATTTAGCGTATTGGCTCAATGCATGGCGTTATGGTCAGCAACATCCATTGGTGTTACCTGCAGAATTACTGTTGAAAAAAGACTGGCAATGGGTCGAAAGCGAACAAGGACAGATGCAAATTGCCGAACTTGATAAACTCCTTGAGGAATGGAATAAAAGCTTTGAAAGTTCCAAGCCTTTAACAACCGATGAGTCAAATCAGCGTCATCAAGATTGGCAATTTATTTTACAGGATCAAGATGCAGATCAGGCACTTACCAAAAGTTGTGCGGAGTTTGCTTATCATCTCTATGCGCCAATTCAACAATATTTGGAATGGGTGAAATAA
- a CDS encoding FFLEELY motif protein → MSKLAILDELLERYYQLHYHKQPDLLRRLQDVQAWQKARMQHTHAKQFAEKQNILMSEYFLNRLYGGPDFDALAEQIARLMKYAHKAEKLIPENAIKTGTLGVELAILAVQLDEEVAIQLLQDFHPYEALTDDMMRDTYLKLDQGQSRLNQLALLDQLGASLDKYMRSFVVYTAFKMCKGTANKYNFNTMYEFMQEGFLAMKPLKSAEKFVRDFTQTEREIIEKVHSGDPKPFQ, encoded by the coding sequence ATGTCCAAACTTGCGATTTTAGATGAATTGTTAGAACGTTATTATCAATTGCATTATCACAAGCAGCCCGATCTCTTACGTCGCTTGCAAGATGTTCAAGCGTGGCAAAAAGCCCGTATGCAACATACCCACGCAAAACAATTTGCTGAAAAGCAAAATATTCTCATGTCCGAATATTTTCTTAATCGTCTCTATGGCGGACCTGATTTTGATGCGCTTGCAGAACAAATTGCACGCTTGATGAAATATGCACATAAAGCAGAAAAACTCATTCCTGAAAATGCGATTAAAACGGGGACTTTGGGTGTGGAACTTGCCATTTTGGCGGTTCAACTCGATGAAGAAGTGGCAATACAATTGCTGCAAGACTTCCATCCGTATGAAGCACTTACAGATGATATGATGCGTGATACATATTTGAAATTGGATCAAGGGCAATCTCGCCTGAACCAACTGGCTTTACTGGATCAATTGGGCGCAAGTCTTGATAAATATATGCGTTCTTTCGTGGTCTATACGGCATTTAAAATGTGTAAAGGCACTGCCAATAAATATAACTTCAACACCATGTATGAGTTTATGCAAGAAGGTTTCCTTGCCATGAAGCCATTAAAATCTGCGGAAAAATTTGTACGTGATTTCACTCAGACTGAACGCGAAATTATTGAAAAAGTTCATTCAGGTGATCCAAAACCGTTTCAATAA